In a single window of the Acetivibrio clariflavus DSM 19732 genome:
- a CDS encoding YitT family protein produces the protein MISKQKAFKPWLDYFMIVIGSIIAACSMNIFLVPYKIAPGGLSGVATVLYHVSGGKFPMGITMLVLNVPLFFLGIRFIGKKFVLKTLFGTAMLSVVIDITEPFTSDLTQRFGQMPVGNVPSQDILLYSIFGGALMGVGLGLVFKFGATTGGTDLAARIINHIFPAFTMGEILLVIDTSVIVLATVVFRSFQLGLYAILTLFISSKVIDAILEGVNFAKAVLIISDHSEDIAERIMNDLDRGVTALEGTGMYTGNNKKVLLCVLNRGQISMLKSIVKSIDQKAFIILADVREVLGEGFKNYD, from the coding sequence ATGATTTCAAAACAAAAAGCATTCAAGCCATGGTTGGACTATTTCATGATAGTCATCGGATCAATAATAGCAGCGTGTTCAATGAATATATTTTTGGTTCCGTATAAGATCGCACCGGGAGGATTAAGCGGAGTTGCAACGGTTTTGTACCATGTAAGCGGCGGTAAATTCCCCATGGGTATTACCATGCTGGTACTGAACGTACCCTTGTTTTTTTTAGGTATTCGGTTTATCGGAAAAAAATTTGTATTGAAAACGCTTTTCGGAACGGCCATGTTGTCGGTGGTGATTGATATTACAGAACCGTTTACAAGTGATCTTACCCAGAGATTTGGACAGATGCCGGTAGGAAATGTTCCTTCACAGGATATACTCTTATACTCGATTTTTGGAGGAGCTCTGATGGGAGTAGGCCTGGGGCTTGTATTTAAGTTCGGTGCCACCACTGGAGGTACAGATCTTGCGGCTAGAATAATAAATCATATTTTTCCTGCATTTACAATGGGTGAGATTCTTCTGGTTATCGATACAAGTGTAATAGTACTTGCAACAGTAGTATTCAGGAGCTTTCAACTGGGATTGTATGCAATTTTGACTTTGTTTATCAGTTCTAAGGTAATAGATGCTATTTTGGAAGGTGTAAACTTTGCAAAGGCGGTATTAATAATTTCTGACCATTCCGAGGATATAGCAGAAAGAATTATGAACGACCTGGACAGAGGGGTGACAGCTCTCGAAGGAACGGGAATGTATACAGGAAACAATAAAAAAGTTTTACTTTGCGTATTGAACAGAGGACAGATATCAATGTTAAAGAGCATAGTAAAAAGTATCGATCAGAAGGCTTTTATAATACTGGCAGATGTAAGAGAGGTCCTGGGGGAAGGATTTAAGAATTATGACTAA
- a CDS encoding transketolase: protein MNESQIKELKKYSTILRKHIIEEVFSAQSGHPGGSLSCADILTVLYFKEMRVDPKNPKWEDRDRFVLSKGHCSPALYAALAEKGFFPKEELVKFRKIDSFLEGHPSMRYVPGVDMSTGSLGQGISTAVGMAIAGKLDNKDYNVFTILGDGEIQEGQVWEAFMAAAHYKLDNLIAFLDHNGLQIDGKISEVMSPEPVVDKIKAFGWHVIVIDGHNFEQIVNAIDEAKKTKGKPTMIIAETIKGKGVSFMENQAGWHGSAPNKEQRDTAIAELDAVLAGLEV from the coding sequence ATGAACGAGAGTCAGATAAAGGAATTGAAAAAATACTCAACTATACTGAGAAAACACATAATAGAAGAAGTTTTTAGTGCTCAGTCAGGTCACCCGGGTGGATCGCTCTCTTGTGCAGATATTTTAACCGTGTTGTATTTTAAAGAGATGAGAGTGGATCCAAAGAACCCTAAGTGGGAAGACCGTGACAGATTTGTTCTTTCAAAAGGACATTGCTCTCCTGCTTTATATGCTGCACTGGCTGAGAAAGGATTTTTCCCGAAAGAAGAATTAGTTAAATTTAGAAAAATAGACAGCTTTCTTGAAGGGCATCCCAGCATGAGATATGTACCCGGTGTTGATATGTCCACAGGTTCGTTGGGCCAGGGAATATCTACTGCTGTTGGTATGGCTATAGCAGGAAAATTGGACAACAAGGATTACAATGTATTTACCATTTTAGGTGATGGTGAAATTCAGGAAGGCCAGGTTTGGGAAGCATTTATGGCAGCTGCTCACTATAAGTTGGACAATCTCATTGCATTCTTGGATCACAATGGCTTACAGATAGACGGTAAAATAAGCGAAGTTATGTCTCCGGAACCTGTTGTTGATAAGATTAAAGCCTTCGGATGGCATGTAATTGTGATAGACGGACATAACTTTGAACAGATTGTGAATGCGATTGACGAAGCGAAGAAGACTAAAGGAAAACCTACTATGATAATTGCAGAAACTATCAAGGGTAAGGGTGTTTCCTTTATGGAAAATCAAGCCGGATGGCATGGTTCTGCTCCGAATAAAGAGCAGCGTGATACTGCTATAGCTGAACTGGATGCTGTTTTAGCTGGATTGGAGGTATAA
- the csaB gene encoding polysaccharide pyruvyl transferase CsaB: MKVLHLIGGGDIGGAKSHVLSLVKELGKHIDVKLISFRTGAFADDAYALGINIEIVKTGTIFSDIKMVLDIIKKEGYDIIHSHGAKANMVAVVVKKITGLPVVTTVHSDYRLDYLQNILKMFSFGMINTVALRFIDYYIAVSKNFKDMLIERRFNPQNIFTVYNGINFENKTLKLTKEEFLAKYNLNFGKDDVIIGILARLHPVKGISTFLQAAAEVVKVAPSVRFLIAGDGDERKALERKAASLGLEKNVFFLGFINDPLEFVNTIDINVLTSLSESFPYSILEGTLFKKATISSNVGGISDLIESGRNGFLFEPKDYKTLAKYMLTLINNPDLRQEMGERIHQKASKYFSLENMCNTQLGIYETILNRRSAEKVPKNHYDAIISGYYGFKNVGDDAMLMAIIDTLKMYKKDLRILVLSKNPIETRRIYNVDSISRVNLIPILYIMKNSKLFISGGGSLIQDNTSTRSLIYYLGMIWLAKKMKMKVMIYANGIGPLNKKNNRSLTKHVVDRVDVITLREELSYKELVSLNISKPKIYVTADPAFTIQPENTEHVDGLLLDEEINPNARYIGISVRKWHGHDKYETTIANIADYIIETYGINVLFIPMHYPGDLVIIKNIQSKMKNKSYTVSKKHSVSEILGIIGKTEMLIGMRLHALIFAASIGVPIVGIVYEPKVEGFLKYSNQASLGHVNSLEFDNAIKIIDNTWNNREQIKDQLKNTTASLKERALSNAEIAVKIIEGHQF; this comes from the coding sequence ATGAAAGTTCTTCATTTAATTGGCGGAGGAGATATAGGCGGCGCGAAAAGCCATGTTCTCTCTCTGGTAAAAGAGCTGGGAAAACATATAGATGTCAAATTAATTAGCTTTAGAACCGGAGCCTTTGCTGATGATGCTTATGCTCTGGGTATAAATATAGAAATTGTTAAGACAGGCACCATCTTTTCCGACATCAAAATGGTATTGGATATTATAAAAAAAGAGGGGTATGACATTATTCACTCCCATGGTGCCAAAGCAAATATGGTTGCTGTAGTTGTCAAAAAAATAACCGGTCTTCCTGTAGTAACTACAGTCCATAGTGATTACAGGCTTGACTATCTTCAGAATATTCTCAAAATGTTTTCTTTCGGTATGATAAATACAGTAGCTCTCAGATTTATAGACTACTATATTGCTGTATCGAAAAACTTCAAAGACATGCTGATTGAAAGGAGATTCAATCCTCAAAATATATTCACTGTATATAATGGCATAAATTTTGAAAATAAAACTTTGAAACTCACAAAAGAAGAATTTTTAGCCAAATACAATCTCAATTTCGGTAAAGATGATGTTATAATCGGAATTCTTGCAAGGCTGCATCCGGTAAAGGGAATCAGCACTTTCTTGCAAGCTGCAGCTGAAGTAGTTAAGGTAGCTCCTTCTGTAAGATTTTTAATAGCAGGAGACGGTGATGAAAGAAAAGCACTAGAACGTAAAGCTGCATCTTTAGGCCTTGAAAAAAATGTTTTCTTTTTGGGTTTTATAAACGATCCTCTTGAGTTCGTCAATACCATTGACATTAATGTCCTTACCTCACTGAGTGAGAGTTTTCCTTACTCTATATTGGAGGGTACACTGTTTAAAAAGGCAACAATCAGCAGCAATGTCGGCGGTATTTCCGACCTTATTGAAAGCGGAAGAAACGGCTTCCTCTTTGAACCTAAGGATTATAAGACCTTAGCTAAATACATGCTTACCCTTATCAACAACCCCGATCTCCGTCAGGAGATGGGAGAGAGGATTCACCAAAAGGCAAGCAAATACTTTTCCCTTGAAAATATGTGCAATACCCAACTTGGCATATATGAAACAATACTAAATAGAAGAAGTGCGGAAAAAGTGCCGAAGAATCATTATGACGCCATAATTTCAGGCTATTACGGCTTTAAAAATGTGGGCGACGATGCAATGCTTATGGCAATAATTGATACCCTCAAAATGTACAAAAAGGACCTAAGAATATTGGTACTTTCAAAAAACCCCATTGAGACAAGACGTATTTACAATGTGGATTCAATAAGTAGGGTTAATCTCATTCCAATACTTTATATAATGAAAAACTCAAAACTGTTTATAAGCGGCGGAGGAAGCTTGATACAAGATAATACAAGCACCCGTTCCCTAATATATTACCTCGGCATGATCTGGCTTGCTAAAAAAATGAAAATGAAAGTAATGATATATGCCAACGGGATTGGCCCGTTGAACAAAAAGAATAACAGAAGCCTGACAAAACACGTTGTAGACAGAGTGGATGTTATAACCTTAAGGGAAGAATTGTCCTATAAGGAACTTGTCAGTCTGAATATCAGCAAGCCTAAAATTTATGTAACAGCCGATCCGGCCTTTACAATCCAGCCGGAAAATACAGAGCATGTTGACGGTCTGCTGTTGGATGAAGAAATTAACCCAAATGCCCGCTATATAGGTATTTCAGTCAGAAAATGGCACGGCCATGACAAATATGAAACAACCATTGCCAATATAGCCGATTACATAATTGAAACCTACGGGATAAATGTATTGTTTATACCGATGCACTATCCGGGTGACCTGGTAATTATCAAGAATATACAGTCCAAGATGAAAAATAAAAGTTATACTGTCAGCAAAAAACATTCTGTATCGGAGATTTTAGGAATAATAGGCAAGACTGAGATGTTAATCGGTATGAGACTCCATGCTCTAATTTTTGCTGCAAGTATTGGCGTACCCATTGTGGGTATTGTATACGAACCTAAGGTTGAAGGTTTCTTGAAATATTCAAATCAGGCTTCCTTAGGCCATGTAAATTCTCTTGAGTTTGATAATGCAATAAAAATAATTGATAATACATGGAATAACAGAGAACAAATTAAAGATCAATTGAAAAATACCACAGCATCCCTCAAAGAAAGGGCATTGAGCAATGCTGAGATAGCAGTTAAAATTATAGAAGGACATCAATTTTGA
- a CDS encoding transketolase family protein, whose translation MSKGIATREAYGNALAEIGADPRIVVLDADLSKSTKTDVFKKQYPERFINMGIAESNMMAVAAGIASCGKIVFASTFAMFAAGRAFEQVRNSICYPALNVKIGATHAGLTVGEDGASHQSIEDIALMRSVPNMTVISPADGVEARLATIAAAKIDGPVYLRFSRMTSPILFDENTYKFEVGKGVTLTEGNDVTIIATGYMVSEAINAVEMLKSEGISARLINIHTIKPIDKDIIINAAKETGAIVTCEEHNVFGGLGSAVAEVLVENYPVPVRMVGVQDKFGKSGKAQDVMKLYGLTAENIVAKAKEVIAMKKA comes from the coding sequence ATGTCAAAAGGTATAGCTACAAGAGAAGCTTACGGAAATGCTCTTGCTGAGATAGGTGCAGATCCGAGAATTGTGGTTCTTGATGCCGATCTCTCAAAATCTACAAAAACAGACGTATTTAAAAAGCAATATCCTGAAAGATTTATCAATATGGGAATTGCCGAATCAAATATGATGGCAGTGGCAGCAGGAATTGCTTCCTGCGGTAAAATAGTATTTGCCAGTACTTTTGCAATGTTTGCAGCAGGAAGAGCTTTTGAACAGGTAAGAAATTCGATATGTTACCCTGCATTAAATGTAAAGATAGGGGCTACTCATGCCGGACTGACAGTTGGCGAGGACGGTGCATCCCATCAATCAATAGAAGATATTGCTTTGATGAGATCCGTGCCTAATATGACGGTTATAAGTCCTGCAGACGGTGTAGAAGCAAGACTTGCAACAATAGCTGCTGCGAAAATTGATGGCCCTGTGTATTTGAGATTTTCACGTATGACATCGCCCATACTTTTCGATGAAAATACTTACAAGTTTGAAGTCGGAAAAGGCGTTACATTAACTGAAGGTAATGATGTGACAATAATTGCTACCGGTTACATGGTATCAGAGGCAATCAATGCAGTGGAAATGCTCAAGAGCGAGGGAATTAGTGCCAGATTAATTAATATTCATACAATAAAGCCTATAGACAAGGATATTATAATTAATGCAGCCAAGGAAACCGGAGCTATTGTAACTTGTGAAGAGCACAATGTGTTTGGCGGACTTGGAAGCGCTGTAGCAGAAGTGCTTGTTGAGAATTATCCTGTACCGGTAAGAATGGTAGGAGTTCAGGACAAGTTCGGTAAGTCCGGTAAAGCACAGGATGTTATGAAATTGTATGGATTGACTGCTGAAAATATTGTTGCTAAGGCAAAAGAAGTTATAGCAATGAAAAAAGCATAA